From the genome of Candidatus Thorarchaeota archaeon:
CTGGGCAAGTATGGCTGATTCATTCAACAATGTTCCAGTATAGTCATATCCTACTTGACTAAACTCGCTTGGATTGAAAGTCGCTAGCCTGAGATCTCCCCCATATTGTGTTGAGAGCATTACGTCCAAAACAGACATGAGAGCCGTATTCTCGGTCATCGGATGAGAGGACACATTGTTGAAGAAGGCTTCCCAGTCTTCCGGGTGTTGTTCATCTAAATGGAAAGTCACATCTCCCGCAAATGCGAAACGGGCATGACTCTTCTTGGTCACGGGGAGAGAGGCATCTATTACAGCCATGTTCCACGCCAAGCTTATAGCAAGTACCAAAACTAGTATGGTTGGGGCTGCTGATGAGGCACTTTTTCCAACTCTTCGAACACCCACCGAAGCAGATAGTTTCCCTATTGCCTTCTCAAATCCGCTGGATATTCGCGAAGAACCCTTTCTCAACGCTTTAATTGTCAGGCTGGCAATTGCTAGGAAGATTGCTAAAGGCACTACAGAGAAAATGAATGAAAGTATCGGGTTGGCTTGAGCTTGGTTTCCAAGAGAATAGAGGGCCATTGTGACGAGAATCGATAACACCAGAACAACCGTATCCCACCGGATGAGTTTCAGACCCTTAGCTAGCTTAGCGAGCTTGCCTTCTCCTTCCTCAACCGGTTCTTTAATTGCATAGATGACAAAATAGCCGCCGAGCGTCAACATCGGAAGAACAATTCCGACGACAGCCGTTAGGACCAATGATTCAAGCGTAATAAGAAATGGTTCGGAGAAGAACAGGTCTGGGACAAACTGAAAATAGCCCACAGCAGAAAGAGCTACTCTGCTCAATAATACACCGAGTCCCAATCCCAGTATGGTGCCAGAAGCTGAAAGGATCAATATCTCTCGAATGATAATCCTATCAGTATCTTGTTTTGAAGCTCCTCGAGCTTGCAGCATACTGGTCTCATATTCGCGTTCATTCACATTGTATCGTATTGCAAGCAACATCAGGAGAATGACAAGAAGGATACTCCCTGCCGACCGCATTAGCTGGGTCATCCTTGCACTGATTCTCCAATCCGAGTAATCGATAATTGCCCGACCTATGATATCATTTACTCTATACTGCGAATATCCTTGATGCTCATATTGTGGATCTAAACTCCACACTGCCTTCTCGATTCTTCTAACAAAGGCGATAGAGCTACTCACATCAAACGGTGTTATTGGGTCTCTGTTGATTTCGACGTGAACAGACTCTCTTATGTAGTGATTATCATATCCTTCTGGATCCAAGACTTCAGGTAGGACAATGGCTATCGCGAAGTAGGAGCCATATCGCCCAGGCAATTGCGAAGGGTGGTTTTCAAACAATCCGACGACAGTCATGTTGATCCAATGCGGTTCTTCCACGTCAGTCCTGTAGTACGAGTAGTTTATTGTCTTGCCAACGGAAGCATTTAGATCGGTCACTCTTTCAGCTGCAATTGCGATTTCGTCTGTGCTATTGGGATATCGACCCGATTGTATTGAATACACATCAGGAAATTCGTTGAGGTAGGTATCATCGATATAAGCTATCTTGAGGTTGCTTCCATAAATCATCCGTGCTGACCGAAATGATCCTTCTCCCAACGTTATAGTAGCAGCTTTCTGTATTCCATCAATATCTTTGATGTCGTCAACTTTTTGCTGGATATCCTCACCTTCTAAAGACATAGCAACGGGCCCAATATCCATGTAGCTCTCCCATTCATGTATCGAAAAAGAGTCAACGTAGACTGTTGTACCCATAGCTACCGCTGATGCTAGGCACAAACAAATCAGCGTTAGCCCTTTTCTTCTCAAGCTGTGAAATGCTTCATATCCTGCAGGTACAGCCAATTTATTTCCCTTCTATTCGACGCCCACGATTTCTCCGTCTCTCATTCGGTACGTCTTATCCATTTGCTTGCCTACCTCGGGATCGTGGGTTACAGATACCAAGGTTCCTCCCTCTCCTTTGGTGAGCTTGACTAGGATGTCGACGATTTCCTGCCCAGTCTGAGTATCTAAATCACCGGTTGGCTCATCAGCTAGCACGACTACTGAGCTTGCTGCCCCCTCTGGTTTGGCAAGAGCCCTCGCTATTGCAACTCTTTGCTGTTCGCCTCCGGACAATTCATCAGGTCTATGCTCTGCCCGTTCTGTCAAACCGACGAGTCCGAGCAGGTGTTCCACTCGTTCTCTCCTCTGCTCCTCTTCGACCCCAGCAATTAGCAGTGGCAGCTCTATATTCTCGTACGCTGTAAGAACCGGAAGGAGGTTGAAGAATTGAAAAACGAAACTGATTTTGTCCCGTCTAATCCGTGTTAGCTCTTTCTCCGTCATTTCAGTGATGTTAGTTCCATCAACAACAACGGTTCCACTAGTTGGTTTGTCAAGCGCACCAATCATGTTGAGCAACGTAGTCTTGCCTGAACCCGAAGGTCCCATAATGGCAATAGCTTCGCCGCGTTTCACCTCAAGATTCACTCCACGTAGTGCTGTCACGTCCACTTCGCCCATATGATATATCTTTGAGACATCGCCTAGTTTCAGTATATTATCTTCCAAAGGGATTTCCCACTTCCAGTATTTCAGAATGAACTCCAGCTTATCCTATTAGCTTTTCCTCTCGCGCTCATTCACAGAATCCATGTTTGTGTATGGTTTTCTGCTGAAGAAAAGGCTTCGTGAATCTGGTATTATCAGGAATTAAAACCGGACAAAAGACTGGAAAAAAAGAAGGTTTATGACTGAACAGCACATTTATGGGCATATAACAATCATAGTGGATGTCTCCAAATGGTTCATGATATACTAGTCAACCGCTACGAGTTTTTCAGTTGGCGTGGATTCATGACTGGCGCGTCAATCATCGCTTTGTCATTGATACTCCAGTCTTTGATTGGTTTTCCACAAATCTGGAATGAGCGACCAATTCAGTTTGGTACATCGATTTTGATTTCCTCGGTGATTGTTGGAACTGTCTGCGCCAGCGTACTTGTTTTCTTGTTCCCCCCTAATCAGGATGTTATTGGCGTAGCAGGGTTGGGTAGCGATGACGTTTCTCAGAACATTGCTCTATTCTTGGTACTGCTGGCCTTGATGGAACCAGTTCTGGCAGGTTTCGTGTTTTTCTTCGAATACTATGGACAAGATCCATTTGAGATGATTTGGACTTTGGTCAGCTTTGGTGCAGTGAGTGCTGGGTTCGCGTCCGCGATGCTTGACCGAACAAAAACAATAGCCCGAGATGTACGGGAATACTTCGAAAATCATGAAGTACTTGACATGACCAAGCTGGATTGGTTACAGGGAGTTGGACCTAGAGACGCTGCTTATCGAATGGGGATGCTTGGACGAGCTGCTGAGGAGATCGACTATGTTAGAGTGGTAGGGCATCAGATGATTCGAATGACCGATGCAGAGAAAAACAAAACCAATGAGTAGTGTAGTAGTTACTCTTCTCAATGGCGATGTTCCATATGTGTTTGTAGACCCTCTTCTGTCCATGCAACCCATGCACATTTCAGGCAAGTAAATTTCTTGCTACCAAGGCCGAATCGGGGCGGCGATTTCTCTTCAAGCTCATATATTGTGCCGCCATACCCACTTCTTTTCTTTGTAACGACCTTGAAGCGTTTGTTAAAACACTCGGAACAAATGCAAAGGCGGGATCTTTCTTCTTTCTTGAAATTCTCTTCCAAGGTCTTAGCTGGCCCAGGCGGGTCCATTTCCTTTCCACAGCTTTCACACCGAGTCATTCTTTTCACAGCCAAGACCTTTTAGCATATTGAATGGCTATCTCTGTAATGACAATAGAAACCGGGGTATATGACTGTTCTTGGTTTCGGATTGATTAGTTGCTCTTCGACTATTGTTTCTTAGAATTCTGTCGTCGTCAGGATAACCTATTCTCTAAGTAGAATTCATTCACTTATCGGACACCGATAGCTCAGCAGCTATCTGAAAGAGCTTCTTGATGTTCTTGGTTTCTACACACGAGGTTTCGAGAAAAGCAACAGGATGGAAGTCTTTCTTTTCGCCAAGCTCAGTAGCCAGCTTCTCAGCGTACTTGAAGCCCTCTTCTTCGTTTACAGATTCATCAGACTTGTCAGCTCCTTGTTCAACTTTCTTGTCATACTTATTACCCGCGATAATAAGTGGGGGCATGATTTCTCTTGATATCGATAGTTCTTTGATCCAGAAATTCAGGCTTTCAAAACTCCACCTATCGCAGGTTGAATAAATCACTATGGCAACATCAGCGTCGCCATAGTATTCATTTCGAGGTATACGATGGCGTACTGCATCATCAAAAGACCACACATGAAGATTCACGCGGAAGTGATTTGTTCTGAACATCTTTTTGTATATATAGTCCTCTACGCTTGTTTCTAACCCCGCGGCTTTGATTAGCAACTTCTTGCCTACATTTTCTTCTCCCACTAGCAGGCATTTTTTGTCCACAAGTGGTTTTATCATGTGTTGACTAGCTAAGTCAGGTTCTTCTGTACTCGTTTTTACAGATTGGGCGCCAAGTGCTTCTTCATCTTTTGCCATTCCTGTCCCTTCAGGTTCTATTGCTTCCTCCGGTTGTCCAGATTCTATCTCATTTTCAACGGCCTCATCCTGTATGCTCGATTGTTTCGGAAGGCTTGCAGATGACGCTATGATTTCCGTTTGAGAGTTGAGCTTGACCTGAACACCACTACCAGTTTCTTGCTCTTGGGTTCTCTTTGGTGACCGAAAGGTGTCACTCATCGATTCTACAGCTGCCAACGCCTCTGATATGTCACCAACTTCTTTGCCTGCAACACGGTGCTTCTTTAGGAGCTTTTCCGAATGTGTCACGGATTCTTGTGAGTATTCTGTAACTTCTTTCTCGGGCACTAGATTCGACGGTTCTTCCCGTCCAGGTTCCATTGCAACTTTTTCGGAGCGCTTTACTTCCTCCTCAACCCCAATTTGGCGAAGCACATCTTCAATATGTCCTGGAGGGAATCTCTTGTCAAAAAAACGGAAATATGATTTGACCTCCTTCACTATCTTTTCGAAGGACTTCGATTCTGTGGGGATTTTCTTCTTGATTCTGCCCTTGTCTCGCAGCTCGACGTAATCGGGCAGTAAAGCTAATGTAACCGTCGTTCCTGGAATCTTCATAGTGGCAATAACCTCGTGAACATTCTCGTTGAGCAAGTTCGGTTAGCGCCTGACAACATAATTCATGTCAGCAATTACTAATGGCCCTATATATTGTCTGCCTCTACAAACCAAATTATTTTACCTCATTCGTCTTAACCCAAAGAAATATGACCCATGCACATGACCATGATATTGGTTGAGCTCAATGACAGATGAGGAAATTGACTTCAGGGATTACGTTGAAGTAATTAAAGATTGGCCACAAAAAGGGCAAGCTGTTGCTGACATCAGTAGACTTCTTGAGCATCCTACTGTATTTCATGAAGCAGTTGTAGCTCTTGCAAAGCCACTGGTTGAGGTGCAGCCGAACAAGGTTGTTGGCATTGAACAAAGAGGTCTAGCACTGGGTAGTGCTATTGCTTATTATCTTGGTTGTGGGATTGTTCCGGCTAGATCAATTGCATACCTTGAAGAAGATTACAGTCGTCCCGTTGAGTGGCTACCCTCGGATCGATTTGCGGATAGGCGACTGGCTTTGGTTAGCGAGTCTATTGATTCAGGTGATCGTGTTGCAATAGTTGACGACTGGTTGACCCAAGGGACTACAGTACTTGCTGTAGCTAAAATGGTAGAGAATCTTGGTGCAACTGTCGTTGGTGTTGCGTGTGTAATCAACAACCTTTCAGACACCAGAATGAAAATGCTTGGAAGGCCTGAGGTTCACGAGCTGATTAGGAACTTAAAGACTGATGTGCTCAATCCCGTGGATTAATTGGAAAAAAAAAGTGATAGGGACTCACCTATGAGCCCCTATCTTGCCTTATCTATTCTTCTTCTCTGAGTTCTCGTCTCAAGATTTTACCGACCTGTGTCTTGGGCAAAGTATCGACGAATTCTACATCTGTGGGCACTTTATACGCTGCCATCTTGCCCTTGCAGAACTTGCGAATCTCATCCAGAGTGGCTTCCTCACCAGGTTCCAGAATGATGAATGCTTTGACAGTCTCTCCTCTTGTCTCGTGTGGGACTCCCACAACTGCGACTTCTTTCACCTTTGGATGCTCAAAGAGTACTTCTTCCACATTTCTGGGCCACACCTTGTAACCGCTAGCGTTGATGAGATCCTTCTTTCTATCGACGATGTATGTCCAGCCCTCTTCATCCATCCGTGCAATATCGCCGGTGCGCAGCCATCCATTCTCCTTTAACACATCATCTGTTTCATCTGGCCGATTCAGGTAGCCTTGCATAACCTGAGGTCCCTTCACCATGAGCTCGCCAACTTCACCGTAAGGAAGTTCTTTCGTATAGTCTTCGAGGTCTACGATTTTGCTGTCAGTACTTGGGAATGGCAAACCGATAGAACCGATTTTGCGAAGCTCCTTGTCCAATGGATTGGCATGGGTTACTGGTGAAGCCTCGGTCAGGCCGTAGCCCTCAATGATGATTGAATTTGTTGCGGCTTCGAATTTCCTTGTGACCTCTGCTGGTAATGCCATTGCACCTGCTATTGAGAGTTTCAGGGATGTTATGTCGTACTTGTCGACTTCCTCGAACGAGTAGATCGAAATGGCAAGTGTCGCAACTATGGGGAAGAATGTGGGTCGCAGTTTATCCATTTGCGATAGCAGATTCGAGGTGTCTCTGGGATCTGGTATGAGCAACATGCCACATCCCCACGACATTGCCAAGTTCATAGATACGGTCTGACCGAATATATGCTGAAGTGGCAAAGCGGCAACAAACAGCTCTTTACCTCTCTCCGCCATCCAATCCATCCATGCAGAACACTGGGCTACATTTGCTTTGAGATTGTCATGAGTCAGCATTGCTGCTTTCGGGATTCCTGTTGTTCCGCCAGTGAATTGGTAAACAGCTATATCACTCGAGGGGTCCACTTCAACCTCTGGTGGTTCTGGTGCTGTGTCTTCCATGAAATCATTCCACAGAATATCTCCTTCTCGCAACGGGGGCACTTCGCTCACCTTGCTTCTGTATATGAGTTTCGAAGCAAGCACTCGCTTGATCCACGACATCATATCCCAGGCTGCCGTAACGATAGCTCTCTCAAGATTGGTTTCCGCTCTGACTGCTTCCACAACGTCATAGAAATAGTTCAACGTGACAATTGTTTTAGCTCTTGTTCCTTGTAAGTAAATCCTGAGTTCCTTAGGCATCGCCAGCGGGTTAACAGGAGTCACAGTAGCACCGGTCTTGAGAGTCCCATAATACGCTATTGCAAATTGTGGGCAGTTGGGCAGCATAACTGCTACCGTATCCCCTTTCCCAATACCCATTCTGGATATGCCATTTGCAAAGCGATCAACCAGTTCACCAAACTCGCGGAACGTGATTTCAAGTCCTTCGTAATGCAGTGCGACATTATCAGGAAACTTCTCTATTGCGTTATCGAGGCTCTTCCAAAGCGGGCCATCGGGAATCTGGATTTCCTTAGGCGTGTCACCTACGTAATTATTATACCATGGTCTTTCCATTGTTGTGTCTCCTCCAACTAATTTGAACCTAACTTAGTAGGTTTACGTTTCCCCTAATTTATCCTTTTGGATGAAAAACGAGTAACTACAATGAAACCTGGTAAAACTGGTTAGAAAACGTTCTTATAGAAATGATCGGGAAGGAATCAGACGACCTGCTGCGGGCTGAGAATCTGATATGGGGCTATAATACACAATCCGTACTTTAGTCAATGACGAGGCTCTACTCAGATGCGTAACGAATTTTTAAGACAAACAAACAGAGACCTTGCAATGAGTCTAGGGACATTCAAGCTAGCGACTTCGGATTCTGACATGGCATTGCTAACCATGTCTCGTATTTTCTGATCTTCAGCTCCAATTCTGAACAATGCTTCGGTCAAGAAACTCGTAAACAATTTCTGTGCTAGGAGCATTGATGACATGTCTTTTCCGTTCGTGCTTTCCCATATGCGCTGATAGGCCTCCAAACTGTTTTTGCCACACTCTTCTTTGGTGATGCAATCATCGATGATGGATGCAGCGATTCTACCAGCTTCCATTGCATAAAGAATTCCTCCACCAGTCATAGGGTTCACCATTCCTGCTGAGTCTCCAACGAGGAGACAACGATGCTGCACAAAGGAGTCTACTGTTCCTCCGGTAGGTACAATTGCGCCTTTGCTGCTGGGAATCTCTATCTTACTCGGAACAAGATCGCGAGCAGCGAGATACTTCACAAAAGACTTGAAGGTCGTTTGCATATTGCTAGCATGATTTGCCTTGATACCCAGGCCAATGTTGACAGTCTCGTTCTTGGGGAAAATCCAACCATAACCTGGTTTTCCAGACAGGTTTGCAAAGAAATGGTATTCCCCTTCAGTTCCATACATGTCGATAATTTCCTTTTTTTCTGCCGGTACCTCTACCACCCTACACGTTGTTATCTCATCCTGCAGCCAGCTCCTGTTGAGGCCCGTCTCTCTTGCAACTACACTATTCACCCCATCAGCCCCTACAACAAATCTTCCTGAAATTGTGTCGCCACTGGAGGTTACTACCTCGACACCTATGTCATCAATTGACAGATACTTCACCCTCTTACCTGTCATGCAGTGAGCCCCCACATCATGTGCAACCTCAAAAAGCACGTTATCGAATCTTGAGCGAAGAGCTACAGCCATTTTCGCCTTGCCTTCAAGCGTGATTTCTCCACTTGGTGAATGGAGGACTCCCACATTCAACACACGTTCCAGAAATTCATCTTTCCTCGCGGCGAGGTATGGAAACTCCTTGAAGATTATGGGTGAGAAACCACCACCACACGGTTTGTCACGGGGAAAAATGGCTTTATCAATCAAGCAAACTTCATAGCCCATCATTGCAAGATATCTCGCTGTAGTTGTACCTCCTGGACCGGCCCCGACAACAATAGCATCGAACATAGGTGTCATATCGTGCTTCCGTTATCACGGGGTATTTCACATTGATGGTGGGCTACTCATGTCCACAAATGGAATATACATAAGATACGATTTTGACTAGTCAAGTAATGGATTTGCGGCTCTATGGCAGAACGAATAAAGAATGGGATTGCTAGTGCAACCACCACGGTGCAAGTGAAACGGAAGAATCTGCGGAACCGCATATCGCAATATGAGGGAGCTGAACAAGCTGCTCATGTTTTGATTTCAGTGGTTTTGGCAATCAACACCGTCCTGATGCTATTCACCCTGATTCATGTCATCGGGTGGTTACTGGTTGCAGGATTGCCACTTCTCGATTCTCTCCCATTGGTGCTTTACGTAATTCCACTTCTCATCATCCTACCTTCTCTAGTCTATTCATACTATACTTCTCGAAGCGCAAATGTTAATCTAGTCGTGACAATAATCGAACTAGTCATATTCACGTGGTTGACGAATCTCGTCCGGGGATTCCTTATTCTCATCTTGATGAATATGGTTGCTCTTTTCTTCATGCTTATCTATGGTCAGTTTGGATTCCAGGGAAATTTGAAGGAATTGGGCAAGAAAGGCATTGCGTGGTTCATATTCATGAATCTTCTTGGGCTTGCAATGCCAACAGCCACATATGCCATGGGGCGTAATCCGATAGCAACTGTTTCAACTTCTGAATCCTCTTCATTGCGCTTCTCTGTCTCTGCAGATGAAAACCTGTCTTCCGTTCAACCCCTTCTGGATTCTATACAGTCAGATGATTTTGGCTTGGATTTGAAGATACAGGTAGATGACCTGAACTGGTACCAAAAAGCCGTTGATTGGCTGAATATGTTAAACGGCACAGATATGAATCATAGCATAACTTTCTCAGTCAATCGCGAGAAACATTTCCAGCTCAGCAATCAGAAACTCGGATCTGCTGAGTTACTTCATCTAGTCTTCGAAGGCTACTATGCAGTCTTGAACGAAACCCTCCATAGAATTGATTTCACTTCAGCTTACAGAAAACCGAATGTGATCTATCTGGATATGTCACTGTCACACTCTGAATGGTCCTTGTTGTTCAGAAGTATAAGGGCGGTAGATTTCGGTGCTTTCTCAACTACAATTAGGTCCATGCTTGACTCTTCCAATCGAACCATGATTCAAGAGTGGACAAGCAGATTAATGAGACTGGGAGAATCATTTGGGGTTTCGCTTGGGTTGGTAGTTGAGCCCTTCGTCATGGACGACAGCATGGATGGGGATGATAACGCAATGCGAGTTTGTGGTTTAATCTCTGACACTCTGGGTAGCTGGGATTCAATCGAAGTCAGCTGCAATAAAACCCTGTTTTCAGAGGCAATGGCAGGTGATGTAGGTGAATACTTTGTCTACTCATACTCAAGAACAGTCTCTTCGCTTTCGCATTTTGATTCCATCAGAATAAGTGAATCTGGCAAGTCTCCATATTCTCGTATGGATATACTTGCCAATGATATTGTCCTTGCTTCTAGTGGCTCACCGCGCTGGATTACAGTTGAATCGCTTACTTCGATGCTTTCATGCTTTGGTGAAGATTCAGTCCAACTTCTGAACGAAGCAATCACTAGCATCGAAGAGGTGCCAGTCACATACACATTCAGGATCTATGCTTTCCGAGTCGTATTCCTTGCTATAGATGCTTTCGACCTACTATTCTTCTAAACTACTGTTAGAGCAGTTTTCAGCTTCCGATTGGGGGTCGGACATACACTTCGAAGACGCCGGTCCAGATTTCACTACTTGTCCCCATTTTGATGAGTAGATTCTTGTCGAAAATCACACCAGACGGCTTCTCTCGACTTTTCTTCCAAGTGTCAGCAAACATAAGGGCGTGCACATTGTTTTGAAAATCTTCGTTCATACGTTCAATGATGCCATCGATATATGCTTGATCAATTCCCTTGTCAGAAAGGTCAACCGTGGATTGAAAGAGCCTTTCTTCTTGAATAGCTCCTTCTGTTTTATCAAATGTGTATCCCAGACCCCCAACAAAATGAAAGACACAATGTGCGACCTTTCGTTCTCCAAGGGTCAAAACGGTGTTATCAGAAAGAACAATACAATCTGGATCTGCGCCATCAAAGGTTATTGATGCAGCTTCTATCGAAACCTCATTCATACCCAGTTGCTGTGCAAGAAATTCCCGGAGTAAAAACAAACGGTTATCCATTCTGAAGCTGTTGATGGCTCCGATATGAATCACGTTCTTCGCCTTTTTAACCAAGACGTCAATTATCCGCTGACATTTCTGAAGGAATCTCATCTTCTGATTTCTGCTTTCCAGAATATTCTCAGTGCACATAACCGCTCTTACGAACTCAATATCCCTGATATTGGATACAATCGTTCTACTGAATAGTGTTCCCTGATCTGTTTCAATCAATCCTTCTTCAGAACCGTATTCCATGGGTATGGCATTCCCAATATGAACTTGAACAGGTTGCTTGGAATCTGTGCATTTGAAGAATACTCCGACATCTATGTCTTGATGTGGTATATCGATGAACTGGCGTACGAATGGACCATCCGGTACAATTTCCCGGGCTTCTGCCTTACTATAAATATCACTATACTTCGAAAATAGGTCCTTTTGCGACACTAGTGTTGCACCCGTTGTTTCATAGTGATTCCTCCCTCATATCTGTTCCTTCTGTATTCTTTTATTGCTAAGCCGTAATCTATAAAGCCCAGTACCTTCGAGAATTCCCTGTG
Proteins encoded in this window:
- a CDS encoding ABC transporter ATP-binding protein, with the protein product MGEVDVTALRGVNLEVKRGEAIAIMGPSGSGKTTLLNMIGALDKPTSGTVVVDGTNITEMTEKELTRIRRDKISFVFQFFNLLPVLTAYENIELPLLIAGVEEEQRRERVEHLLGLVGLTERAEHRPDELSGGEQQRVAIARALAKPEGAASSVVVLADEPTGDLDTQTGQEIVDILVKLTKGEGGTLVSVTHDPEVGKQMDKTYRMRDGEIVGVE
- a CDS encoding FtsX-like permease family protein — its product is MAVPAGYEAFHSLRRKGLTLICLCLASAVAMGTTVYVDSFSIHEWESYMDIGPVAMSLEGEDIQQKVDDIKDIDGIQKAATITLGEGSFRSARMIYGSNLKIAYIDDTYLNEFPDVYSIQSGRYPNSTDEIAIAAERVTDLNASVGKTINYSYYRTDVEEPHWINMTVVGLFENHPSQLPGRYGSYFAIAIVLPEVLDPEGYDNHYIRESVHVEINRDPITPFDVSSSIAFVRRIEKAVWSLDPQYEHQGYSQYRVNDIIGRAIIDYSDWRISARMTQLMRSAGSILLVILLMLLAIRYNVNEREYETSMLQARGASKQDTDRIIIREILILSASGTILGLGLGVLLSRVALSAVGYFQFVPDLFFSEPFLITLESLVLTAVVGIVLPMLTLGGYFVIYAIKEPVEEGEGKLAKLAKGLKLIRWDTVVLVLSILVTMALYSLGNQAQANPILSFIFSVVPLAIFLAIASLTIKALRKGSSRISSGFEKAIGKLSASVGVRRVGKSASSAAPTILVLVLAISLAWNMAVIDASLPVTKKSHARFAFAGDVTFHLDEQHPEDWEAFFNNVSSHPMTENTALMSVLDVMLSTQYGGDLRLATFNPSEFSQVGYDYTGTLLNESAILAQ
- a CDS encoding long-chain fatty acid--CoA ligase: MERPWYNNYVGDTPKEIQIPDGPLWKSLDNAIEKFPDNVALHYEGLEITFREFGELVDRFANGISRMGIGKGDTVAVMLPNCPQFAIAYYGTLKTGATVTPVNPLAMPKELRIYLQGTRAKTIVTLNYFYDVVEAVRAETNLERAIVTAAWDMMSWIKRVLASKLIYRSKVSEVPPLREGDILWNDFMEDTAPEPPEVEVDPSSDIAVYQFTGGTTGIPKAAMLTHDNLKANVAQCSAWMDWMAERGKELFVAALPLQHIFGQTVSMNLAMSWGCGMLLIPDPRDTSNLLSQMDKLRPTFFPIVATLAISIYSFEEVDKYDITSLKLSIAGAMALPAEVTRKFEAATNSIIIEGYGLTEASPVTHANPLDKELRKIGSIGLPFPSTDSKIVDLEDYTKELPYGEVGELMVKGPQVMQGYLNRPDETDDVLKENGWLRTGDIARMDEEGWTYIVDRKKDLINASGYKVWPRNVEEVLFEHPKVKEVAVVGVPHETRGETVKAFIILEPGEEATLDEIRKFCKGKMAAYKVPTDVEFVDTLPKTQVGKILRRELREEE
- a CDS encoding NAD(P)/FAD-dependent oxidoreductase; translation: MTPMFDAIVVGAGPGGTTTARYLAMMGYEVCLIDKAIFPRDKPCGGGFSPIIFKEFPYLAARKDEFLERVLNVGVLHSPSGEITLEGKAKMAVALRSRFDNVLFEVAHDVGAHCMTGKRVKYLSIDDIGVEVVTSSGDTISGRFVVGADGVNSVVARETGLNRSWLQDEITTCRVVEVPAEKKEIIDMYGTEGEYHFFANLSGKPGYGWIFPKNETVNIGLGIKANHASNMQTTFKSFVKYLAARDLVPSKIEIPSSKGAIVPTGGTVDSFVQHRCLLVGDSAGMVNPMTGGGILYAMEAGRIAASIIDDCITKEECGKNSLEAYQRIWESTNGKDMSSMLLAQKLFTSFLTEALFRIGAEDQKIRDMVSNAMSESEVASLNVPRLIARSLFVCLKNSLRI